From the genome of Pseudomonas sp. AB6, one region includes:
- a CDS encoding TIGR02285 family protein — protein sequence MITLMLLCVPRIGMAKDTIMWLLRDFPPLTISSGPQEGQGAIDKLMPLLIAGMPEYDHLMLRVNRARGIQMLNEPSFTCDPTLLWTAERAKTIVFSIPTYAVISNGIVIRRNDFSRVSPFIKEGQVDLAALLASRQIKLGIVAERSYGPVIDQILQAAPNDAVSRHYGNDAVGSLLQMERVGRLRALISYWPEARFTATQEDIDPNDLKFYPIMGTAKYQFAHIGCSDTAQGRDAMEIINRKMRVLRQTKLIDFYADWLDPNSRLAYLEDAKAFFESP from the coding sequence CTGATCACGCTGATGCTTTTATGCGTTCCGCGCATTGGTATGGCGAAAGACACAATTATGTGGTTACTGCGAGACTTTCCCCCTTTGACCATTAGCTCAGGCCCCCAAGAGGGACAAGGCGCTATTGATAAGCTAATGCCTTTGCTGATAGCCGGGATGCCTGAGTACGATCATTTAATGTTGCGTGTAAATCGGGCCCGGGGGATACAGATGCTCAATGAACCGTCGTTTACCTGTGACCCGACATTGCTGTGGACCGCTGAGCGCGCTAAAACCATTGTATTTTCGATCCCAACCTACGCAGTGATCAGTAATGGCATAGTTATTCGCCGCAATGACTTCAGTCGCGTAAGCCCTTTCATCAAGGAGGGTCAGGTCGATCTAGCGGCGCTGTTGGCAAGTCGACAAATCAAGCTCGGAATCGTCGCAGAGCGAAGCTATGGCCCGGTGATCGATCAAATACTTCAGGCCGCACCAAATGATGCGGTCAGCCGGCACTATGGCAATGACGCTGTTGGCAGCCTGTTACAGATGGAGCGCGTGGGCAGATTGCGTGCGCTAATCAGTTACTGGCCTGAGGCACGATTCACTGCGACGCAAGAAGATATCGACCCCAACGATCTAAAGTTCTACCCGATCATGGGCACGGCTAAATATCAGTTCGCCCATATTGGTTGCTCGGATACGGCCCAAGGGCGCGACGCGATGGAAATCATCAACCGCAAAATGCGTGTCCTGCGTCAAACCAAACTCATCGACTTCTACGCCGACTGGCTAGACCCCAACTCCCGCTTGGCGTACCTGGAAGACGCCAAGGCATTTTTTGAAAGCCCATAA
- a CDS encoding YaeQ family protein encodes MAQPSTTYKFELNLTDLDRGVYESVKQTIARHPSETEERMTVRLLAYAFWYNEQLSFGRGLSEVDEPALWEKSLDDRVLHWIEVGQPDADRLTWSSRRTERTSLLAYGSLRVWETKVIPVAKNLKNVNIAAVPQDILEVLAKDMPRVIKWDVMISEGTIFVTDDRGQHEVQLQWLTGERD; translated from the coding sequence ATGGCCCAGCCGTCCACGACCTACAAATTCGAACTCAACCTCACCGACCTTGATCGTGGCGTGTATGAGAGCGTTAAACAGACTATCGCCCGGCATCCTTCGGAAACCGAAGAACGTATGACCGTGCGTTTGCTCGCCTATGCCTTTTGGTACAACGAGCAGCTGTCATTTGGCCGTGGTCTGTCAGAAGTAGACGAACCAGCGCTGTGGGAAAAAAGCCTAGATGATCGCGTTTTACACTGGATCGAAGTCGGTCAGCCTGACGCAGATCGGTTGACCTGGTCTTCGCGGCGAACCGAACGCACCAGTTTGCTGGCGTACGGCAGCTTGCGCGTTTGGGAAACCAAGGTGATTCCGGTTGCGAAAAACCTGAAAAACGTGAATATCGCCGCTGTGCCGCAAGACATTCTGGAAGTACTGGCCAAGGACATGCCACGGGTTATCAAGTGGGACGTGATGATCAGCGAAGGGACTATTTTCGTCACCGACGACCGCGGCCAGCACGAAGTTCAGCTGCAATGGCTTACCGGTGAGCGCGACTGA
- a CDS encoding NADH:flavin oxidoreductase/NADH oxidase: protein MSLLLEPYTIRELTLLNRIAVSPMCQYSCVDGLANDWHLVHLGSRAIGGAGLIFTEATAVTEDGRITPEDLGLWNDEQIEPLQRITRFITAQGAVAGMQLAHAGRKSSTWRPWIGKHGSVPISEGGWVPVGPSPIAFDPQHTAPTQLEEPQIQEIITAFVEAAKRALIAGFKVIELHAAHGYLLHQFLSPLSNQRRDQYGGSFENRIRLTLQVTQAVRAVWPQELPLFVRVSATDWVEDGWNPDETVELARRLKDLGVDLVDVSSGGTAAKAEIPVGPGYQTRFAERVRKESGIATGTVGMITEPAQAEHILRTGQADLILLARELLRDPYWPLHADDDLGGRKAVWPAQYQRATHRDQPIHESDLRD from the coding sequence ATGAGCCTGCTGCTTGAACCCTATACTATTCGCGAACTGACCTTACTTAACCGCATTGCGGTGTCGCCGATGTGTCAGTACTCCTGCGTCGATGGCTTGGCCAATGATTGGCATCTGGTCCATTTAGGTAGCCGCGCCATCGGCGGCGCGGGGCTGATTTTCACCGAAGCCACAGCGGTGACCGAAGATGGCCGCATAACCCCTGAAGACTTGGGGTTGTGGAATGACGAGCAGATCGAGCCGCTGCAACGTATTACCCGGTTTATTACGGCCCAAGGTGCAGTCGCCGGTATGCAATTGGCCCATGCCGGACGTAAATCCAGCACGTGGCGCCCCTGGATCGGCAAACATGGCAGCGTGCCGATCAGTGAAGGCGGTTGGGTGCCTGTTGGCCCTTCCCCGATTGCCTTTGATCCGCAACATACAGCGCCAACTCAGCTGGAAGAACCGCAGATTCAGGAAATCATCACCGCGTTCGTTGAAGCCGCCAAGCGCGCATTGATCGCCGGCTTTAAAGTGATCGAGCTGCACGCCGCCCATGGCTATTTGCTGCACCAATTTCTGTCGCCTCTGAGCAACCAACGTCGCGATCAATACGGTGGTTCATTCGAAAATCGCATCCGTTTAACGCTGCAAGTCACCCAAGCCGTGCGTGCGGTCTGGCCGCAAGAGCTGCCCTTATTCGTGCGCGTCTCTGCGACCGACTGGGTGGAGGATGGCTGGAACCCTGACGAAACCGTCGAGCTGGCACGGCGCTTGAAAGACTTGGGCGTCGACTTGGTTGACGTATCCTCAGGCGGCACGGCGGCCAAAGCTGAAATTCCGGTAGGACCAGGCTACCAGACGCGATTCGCCGAGCGCGTGCGCAAAGAGTCCGGCATAGCCACCGGCACGGTGGGCATGATCACCGAACCGGCACAGGCCGAACACATCCTGCGTACCGGCCAGGCCGACCTGATCCTATTGGCCCGAGAACTGCTGCGTGACCCGTACTGGCCCCTCCACGCCGACGACGATCTCGGCGGCCGCAAAGCCGTCTGGCCCGCCCAATACCAACGCGCCACCCACCGTGATCAACCGATCCACGAATCCGATTTGCGCGATTGA
- a CDS encoding DUF3509 domain-containing protein, which yields MENISLLLSEALTPYQANLGPAGANGERVVTLKNAAGAIVIERTLCVAQLCDKRQLTDVVDGFHRDLLIAEGRIEPCVIAAMRYATSTQVFTSLQAFN from the coding sequence ATGGAAAATATCAGCTTATTGCTGAGTGAAGCCCTGACACCTTATCAGGCAAACCTAGGGCCAGCGGGCGCGAATGGCGAACGCGTCGTCACTTTGAAAAATGCGGCAGGTGCGATTGTGATCGAACGCACACTTTGCGTGGCGCAGCTTTGTGACAAACGGCAACTGACGGATGTGGTAGATGGTTTTCACCGGGATCTACTGATTGCTGAAGGCCGAATTGAACCTTGCGTCATCGCAGCCATGCGGTATGCGACGTCTACTCAGGTTTTTACTTCGTTGCAGGCTTTTAATTGA
- a CDS encoding response regulator transcription factor — translation MNAAPAKPLRVILADDHPIFLIGLRVVLEQHSHATVIAEADSPSALAEALKNHPCDVLVTDFMMPIDLQNDGLILLERVRRDYPQLPIVVVTMLNNAGLFRSILASGVTALLSKASLAGELPAAIECIHQGKQYVAASVAKTLLDAGDYGSDTLIAHQHLSPKESEVLRLLGAGRSVGEIAAQFNRSKQTVSAHKVSAMRKLGLSNDAGLFIYLQEHGLT, via the coding sequence TTGAACGCCGCTCCTGCCAAACCGTTGCGCGTCATTCTGGCCGACGATCATCCTATTTTCCTGATCGGGTTGAGGGTTGTGCTTGAGCAACACAGCCATGCCACCGTAATCGCCGAGGCCGACTCGCCATCGGCGCTCGCCGAGGCACTGAAAAATCACCCCTGTGATGTACTGGTGACCGACTTCATGATGCCCATCGATCTGCAGAACGACGGGCTAATATTGCTGGAGCGGGTTCGCCGTGATTACCCACAGCTGCCCATCGTCGTCGTGACTATGCTCAATAATGCAGGGCTGTTTCGCTCGATCCTAGCGTCAGGTGTCACGGCACTTTTGAGCAAGGCAAGCTTGGCGGGGGAATTGCCCGCTGCGATCGAGTGCATCCATCAGGGCAAGCAGTACGTCGCAGCATCGGTCGCCAAAACGCTACTTGACGCGGGTGATTACGGCTCGGACACATTGATCGCCCACCAACACCTATCCCCCAAGGAGTCAGAGGTACTCCGCCTGCTAGGGGCCGGTCGCTCAGTAGGTGAGATTGCCGCGCAATTCAACCGTAGCAAGCAAACCGTGAGCGCACATAAAGTTAGCGCCATGCGCAAATTAGGGCTTAGCAATGATGCAGGATTGTTTATTTATTTGCAGGAACATGGTTTGACTTGA
- a CDS encoding ATP-binding protein: MFWLLCLSQVAFAANSLPFRLVPPFVNLTPLSLDPKDRQWLDQRQKLRVGISIADYEPIDITSDRNRYQGISADYLSLIGSKLSVPIQVVGFAQRNEAVEALRNGTVDMLTTANGFERGVKALEFSVDYLPDRSVIVGRSSDFTLPLKLKGKKIVLLDGYADAEVVHRVYPASEVILAPNLFSALEALSQGEVDAFIGNEVIVRAYMALRPYMGLQIKSESALPPIGFSFATRKEDAALVALINLALASIDDSVRREVLGRWTTGLGSDVARQRIKLNTAEQAWIRKHPQVTVVSGQHAPYLYKDSNGHWVGLNVDMLERISRMTGLQFVHKEVASTEESINLLRSGQADMSTTLAENNERERFLDFTYSFGGSNWVFVSRENEASPISLQTLSGRVLALPARHALEDYIRRNYSGIRIYSVNTYEQARRMVENGQADATIQSEAGAHLLPLATLKIGRTVEGQWSSDRFSVVRTQPELLSILNKALEEFPVAEMRAIRMKWLGAVVVPPPVWLRIPAWVYWAMAVTLLFGLISLIWSGRLNVQIQQRLKAEEQLNDQLAFKRALLDGIPNPIYVRDLRGCLISCNRSYEESFGISFEQMSGRRLIDVELIPSISAEQMHADYLKLLENQQPVFADRRMELFGRLIDAYQWTVPFYRADGQLQGLLGGWIDITERKRLEAQLTEARQLAEQANEAKSVFLTTMSHEIRTPMGAIIGLLELERELILQRGETPSQGLNLACQSAHELIELIGDSLDLTKIEAGSMQLALAVTSLRPFFDGIFRLFKVSAREKGLDVRLEFADQAEGDFWVDPLRLRQIMHNLLGNALKFTREGSVVVSVTTSGLPQRPCLRVSVKDSGVGIDIAQQSQLFQPFAQATDDTAAKYGGSGLGLSICKQLVELMGGHVGLESTPGTGTCVTVELPLVRVLIEHDRATETDKHLAASRSIRILIVDDLSANRLVLNQQLEFLGHEVVCTGDARSALKLWRQETFDAVFTDCNMPVMSGYALAENIRSIEIEEQRQACPIIGYTANAMSGERQRCEQAGMSQLLIKPVSLSRLAQVLAEIAPMQSFDVDTLRKMTQANDKQMHQLLSELWKNLQQEVEVLAPATKTQDWKALSASVHRLKGVACLIDAVPLAKACASLDGSVSQQNNASLAVQWQTLSCAIEQLRADIQHHLSPPV, from the coding sequence CTGTTTTGGCTGTTATGTCTAAGTCAAGTGGCGTTCGCAGCTAATAGCTTACCGTTCAGACTCGTCCCGCCCTTTGTCAACCTGACGCCGTTGTCACTCGACCCAAAAGACAGGCAGTGGTTGGATCAACGCCAGAAATTGCGTGTGGGCATCTCGATTGCTGACTACGAACCGATTGACATCACCAGTGACCGTAATCGCTACCAAGGTATCAGCGCGGATTACCTGAGTCTGATTGGCAGTAAGCTTTCTGTCCCCATCCAGGTCGTCGGTTTCGCCCAGCGCAATGAAGCCGTTGAGGCGTTACGCAATGGCACTGTCGATATGCTCACGACGGCCAACGGCTTTGAGCGTGGGGTAAAAGCGCTTGAGTTTTCTGTTGATTACCTTCCAGACCGCTCAGTCATTGTTGGGCGAAGCAGTGACTTCACCCTGCCTTTAAAGTTGAAAGGCAAGAAAATCGTACTACTCGATGGTTACGCCGATGCTGAGGTAGTTCATCGGGTCTACCCGGCAAGTGAGGTGATTCTCGCTCCCAATCTGTTCAGTGCCCTTGAAGCACTGAGCCAAGGCGAGGTTGATGCCTTTATTGGTAACGAAGTCATCGTGCGTGCCTACATGGCTTTGCGGCCCTATATGGGGTTGCAGATCAAATCCGAAAGTGCGTTGCCGCCTATTGGTTTTTCATTCGCTACCCGTAAGGAAGACGCCGCTCTGGTGGCGCTGATCAATCTTGCGCTGGCGAGTATCGATGATTCGGTTCGGCGCGAAGTGCTCGGACGTTGGACTACAGGTCTGGGATCGGACGTTGCCCGTCAGCGCATTAAGCTGAATACCGCTGAACAAGCCTGGATTCGAAAGCATCCCCAAGTCACGGTCGTGTCCGGGCAACATGCGCCGTACCTTTACAAAGACTCAAACGGCCACTGGGTCGGCCTGAACGTGGACATGCTGGAGCGAATTTCACGCATGACGGGTTTGCAGTTTGTGCACAAAGAAGTGGCTTCTACCGAGGAAAGCATCAATTTGCTGCGAAGCGGTCAAGCCGATATGAGTACAACACTCGCCGAAAATAACGAACGCGAGCGATTTCTTGATTTCACATACTCGTTTGGAGGCAGCAACTGGGTGTTTGTTTCGCGTGAGAACGAGGCGTCACCCATTAGCCTCCAAACGTTATCGGGACGTGTCCTCGCGCTGCCCGCCCGGCATGCGTTGGAGGACTATATCCGCCGAAACTATTCAGGCATCCGGATCTACTCGGTCAACACTTACGAACAAGCGCGCAGGATGGTTGAAAACGGTCAGGCCGATGCCACGATCCAGAGCGAGGCTGGCGCTCATCTGCTTCCGCTCGCTACGCTGAAAATTGGCCGCACCGTTGAGGGTCAGTGGTCATCTGATCGCTTCTCCGTAGTACGGACGCAACCCGAACTGCTCAGCATTCTGAATAAAGCCCTCGAAGAGTTTCCGGTGGCGGAAATGCGCGCGATTCGCATGAAATGGTTGGGGGCAGTTGTCGTTCCGCCGCCGGTGTGGTTGCGAATTCCGGCTTGGGTCTACTGGGCTATGGCGGTCACACTTCTGTTCGGCCTGATCTCCCTGATCTGGAGCGGCCGTTTAAATGTGCAGATACAGCAGCGCCTCAAAGCCGAGGAACAACTCAACGATCAATTGGCATTCAAGCGGGCCTTGCTCGATGGTATTCCCAATCCGATCTACGTCCGTGACCTACGCGGTTGTTTGATTTCGTGTAACCGCAGCTACGAGGAAAGTTTTGGCATCAGCTTCGAGCAAATGAGCGGACGTCGCCTGATTGATGTCGAGTTAATCCCGAGCATAAGCGCCGAACAGATGCATGCCGACTACCTGAAATTGCTTGAAAACCAGCAACCGGTGTTTGCTGATCGGCGCATGGAACTGTTTGGTCGCTTGATTGATGCCTATCAATGGACCGTACCGTTCTATCGGGCTGACGGTCAATTACAGGGGTTATTAGGTGGCTGGATTGATATCACCGAGCGCAAACGACTGGAAGCTCAGCTCACTGAAGCACGGCAACTGGCTGAACAGGCTAATGAAGCCAAAAGCGTTTTTCTGACGACCATGAGTCACGAAATTCGCACGCCGATGGGGGCGATCATTGGCTTGCTCGAACTCGAGCGCGAACTGATCTTGCAGCGCGGCGAAACACCGTCTCAAGGGCTGAATCTTGCCTGTCAGTCTGCCCATGAGCTGATCGAGCTGATTGGCGACAGTTTGGACTTGACCAAAATTGAAGCCGGCAGCATGCAATTGGCGTTGGCGGTGACTTCACTACGGCCGTTTTTTGATGGCATTTTTCGGTTGTTTAAGGTCAGTGCTCGTGAAAAGGGACTCGATGTGCGATTGGAGTTTGCCGACCAGGCCGAGGGGGATTTTTGGGTCGACCCTCTGCGTCTGCGTCAAATCATGCACAACTTGCTGGGCAACGCCTTAAAGTTCACCCGAGAGGGGTCAGTGGTCGTGAGTGTCACGACCTCGGGCTTGCCGCAACGGCCGTGTCTGCGGGTCAGCGTAAAAGACAGTGGAGTAGGTATCGACATCGCGCAGCAATCTCAGCTGTTTCAGCCTTTCGCACAAGCCACCGACGATACGGCTGCCAAATACGGTGGGTCCGGCCTTGGTTTGAGTATCTGCAAGCAGTTGGTTGAGTTAATGGGAGGCCACGTCGGCCTCGAAAGTACCCCAGGCACAGGGACTTGCGTGACGGTTGAATTGCCCTTGGTCCGCGTGCTCATAGAGCATGATCGGGCCACCGAAACGGATAAACATCTCGCCGCTAGCCGCTCAATTCGGATACTAATTGTTGATGACCTGTCGGCGAACCGACTGGTACTGAATCAGCAGTTAGAATTTCTCGGCCATGAGGTGGTATGTACCGGCGATGCAAGGTCAGCCCTTAAGCTTTGGCGACAAGAGACATTCGATGCGGTCTTTACCGACTGCAATATGCCGGTAATGAGTGGCTATGCGTTGGCCGAAAATATTCGATCGATTGAGATAGAGGAACAACGTCAGGCCTGTCCGATCATTGGTTATACCGCCAACGCCATGAGTGGGGAGCGTCAGCGCTGCGAACAGGCAGGCATGAGCCAACTATTGATCAAGCCAGTGTCGTTGAGCCGGCTGGCGCAAGTGCTAGCCGAGATTGCACCGATGCAGTCTTTTGACGTCGATACTCTGCGCAAAATGACCCAAGCCAACGACAAACAGATGCACCAACTGTTGTCAGAACTCTGGAAAAACCTGCAGCAGGAGGTGGAAGTGCTTGCGCCTGCCACCAAGACGCAGGACTGGAAGGCCCTGAGTGCCTCTGTGCACCGCTTAAAAGGTGTAGCGTGCCTTATCGATGCAGTTCCGTTGGCGAAGGCGTGTGCCAGTCTTGATGGTAGCGTAAGTCAACAGAACAACGCTTCGCTTGCCGTGCAATGGCAAACGTTGAGTTGCGCGATTGAGCAGTTGCGTGCGGATATCCAGCATCACCTGTCGCCTCCAGTTTAA
- the recJ gene encoding single-stranded-DNA-specific exonuclease RecJ — MRIEARLLPDTLPFLGDLPPLLTRLYAARGVVSEVELDKSLARLIPYQQLKGIDAAVDLLVIALKERQRILIVGDFDADGATASAVGVLGLRLFGAAHVDYLVPNRFEYGYGLTPEIVAVALQRQPQLLITVDNGISSVEGVATAKAAGLTVLVTDHHLPGRELPAADAIVNPNQPGCEFSSKALAGVGVIFYVLMALRARLRDTGYFQAHQQTQPNLGDLLDLVALGSVADVVPLDANNRILVHQGLLRIRAGRARPGLKAILEVARREASRITSTDLGFIIGPRLNAAGRLDDMSLGIECLLCEDETLAREMATQLDDLNQDRKSIEQGMQREALAQLKDLPLESMPFGLCLFEADWHQGVIGILASRMKERYHRPTIAFASAGEGVLKGSARSVPGFHIRDALDAVAAKHPELISKFGGHAMAAGLSLPEANFPAFAEAFDVEVRRQLDEEDLTGRLLSDGTLAVEEFHLELARALRNAGPWGQHFPEPLFHGVFQLVEQRIVGDRHLKMVLKSECGSLKLDGIAFGVDREIWPNPTIRWVELAYRLDLNEFRGNETVQLMVAHIAPR, encoded by the coding sequence ATGCGTATCGAAGCTCGCCTGTTGCCTGACACCTTGCCATTCCTTGGCGACCTGCCACCCTTGTTGACCCGTCTATATGCCGCACGCGGCGTGGTGTCCGAGGTGGAGCTGGACAAGAGTCTGGCGCGGCTGATCCCGTATCAGCAACTCAAGGGTATTGATGCGGCGGTCGATCTGCTGGTTATTGCGCTGAAAGAGCGCCAGCGCATTCTGATCGTTGGCGACTTCGATGCTGACGGAGCAACCGCCAGCGCCGTGGGCGTGTTGGGGCTGCGTCTGTTCGGCGCGGCTCATGTCGATTATCTGGTGCCCAATCGATTTGAATATGGTTACGGCCTGACCCCGGAAATCGTCGCGGTCGCACTTCAGCGTCAGCCGCAATTGTTGATTACCGTGGACAACGGCATCTCCAGCGTCGAGGGTGTGGCGACGGCCAAAGCGGCGGGGTTGACGGTACTGGTCACCGATCACCACTTGCCCGGCCGTGAATTACCGGCTGCCGATGCCATCGTCAACCCGAATCAGCCCGGTTGTGAGTTTTCCAGCAAAGCCCTCGCGGGTGTCGGCGTTATCTTCTACGTGTTGATGGCCTTACGCGCTCGTTTGCGTGACACCGGTTATTTCCAGGCCCACCAACAGACTCAGCCGAACCTCGGTGACCTGCTGGATTTGGTCGCGTTGGGCAGCGTTGCCGACGTCGTGCCGCTGGACGCCAACAACCGCATTCTGGTGCATCAAGGTTTGTTGCGAATTCGTGCGGGTCGCGCGCGGCCGGGGCTCAAAGCGATTCTCGAGGTCGCACGTCGTGAAGCCTCACGCATTACGTCCACCGACCTGGGCTTCATCATTGGTCCGCGCTTGAACGCGGCGGGGCGTCTGGATGACATGAGTCTGGGCATTGAATGCCTGCTCTGCGAAGACGAAACCCTGGCCCGTGAAATGGCCACGCAGCTTGATGATTTGAACCAGGACCGCAAATCCATCGAGCAAGGCATGCAGCGCGAGGCACTGGCCCAACTCAAGGACTTGCCGTTGGAGTCAATGCCGTTCGGTTTATGCTTATTCGAAGCCGATTGGCACCAAGGGGTGATTGGCATCCTCGCTTCGCGCATGAAGGAACGTTATCACCGTCCAACCATTGCCTTCGCCAGTGCGGGGGAGGGTGTGCTTAAAGGCTCAGCGCGTTCGGTGCCCGGCTTCCACATTCGCGATGCACTAGACGCGGTTGCCGCCAAACACCCAGAACTGATCAGCAAGTTCGGAGGCCATGCAATGGCGGCCGGCTTGTCATTGCCAGAAGCGAACTTCCCCGCCTTTGCCGAGGCTTTTGACGTTGAAGTCCGTCGCCAATTAGATGAAGAAGACCTGACCGGGCGACTGCTGTCTGATGGCACGCTGGCGGTGGAAGAGTTTCACCTGGAACTGGCTCGCGCCTTGCGTAACGCCGGTCCTTGGGGCCAGCACTTCCCCGAGCCACTGTTCCACGGCGTATTCCAACTGGTCGAACAACGCATCGTCGGTGATCGACATTTAAAAATGGTGCTAAAAAGCGAATGCGGGTCGCTGAAGCTCGACGGTATCGCCTTTGGTGTTGATCGTGAGATCTGGCCCAATCCAACCATTCGTTGGGTGGAGTTAGCCTACAGACTCGACCTAAATGAGTTTCGAGGTAATGAAACAGTTCAATTGATGGTTGCGCACATCGCTCCGCGTTAG
- a CDS encoding EAL domain-containing response regulator, with the protein MRSLNVLILEDNAFQLMALHQMLNANQVFNVMTAHSVADARQSLANRGDVDIAICDLQMEGADGLEMIRYLAEGQRARAIIILSSSDRSVLDGAAYLARQQGLWVLGSLQKPASAAVLRELLESYCAGRQALEPLPLSPGCAVFSLEELHPLAPGQHIREIDVVEQWTAHYQPKVNIGGDVLGVEALIRWQHPRHGLLSPGSFMAAVEGAGLIVPLTWRMLELALKLSSKVMQATGSALPVAVNIAPTMLNEADFVEGVGALLSRLDLPASVLTLEIVESSALQTTTAQLEGLLRLRMRGCTLSIDDFGTGASNIQRLLQLPFSELKIPAEFIRGMAEDARKAAVVAGAWVMAREMQMEVVVEGVETTCDYEAVKALGSPMLQGYFVAKPMNEADLFGWMAGRSSVDFKSNHVPANK; encoded by the coding sequence GTGCGCTCACTTAATGTTTTGATACTTGAAGACAATGCATTTCAACTGATGGCGCTGCATCAAATGCTCAACGCAAATCAGGTGTTCAATGTCATGACGGCTCACAGCGTTGCCGATGCGCGGCAATCATTGGCTAATCGCGGCGATGTCGATATTGCTATCTGTGATTTGCAAATGGAGGGTGCGGACGGGCTTGAGATGATTCGATACCTCGCCGAAGGTCAGCGCGCTCGCGCGATTATTATCCTTAGCAGCAGTGATAGAAGCGTACTCGACGGTGCGGCCTATCTAGCGCGGCAGCAGGGCCTGTGGGTTTTAGGCAGCCTGCAAAAGCCAGCGTCCGCTGCGGTGCTTCGGGAATTGCTTGAGTCTTACTGCGCCGGCCGACAGGCTCTCGAGCCGTTACCTCTGTCTCCCGGTTGCGCCGTGTTTTCTTTGGAAGAACTGCACCCACTGGCACCCGGTCAGCATATTCGCGAAATTGATGTTGTCGAGCAGTGGACCGCCCACTACCAACCTAAAGTCAATATTGGAGGTGATGTGCTTGGCGTCGAAGCGTTGATTCGCTGGCAGCATCCCCGTCATGGCTTGTTGTCGCCGGGCAGCTTCATGGCCGCCGTCGAGGGCGCGGGGCTTATCGTGCCGCTGACCTGGCGCATGCTGGAGTTGGCATTGAAATTATCTTCCAAGGTTATGCAGGCAACTGGCAGCGCATTGCCCGTTGCGGTGAATATTGCGCCGACAATGCTTAATGAAGCAGATTTTGTTGAAGGCGTCGGCGCACTTCTGTCACGACTGGATTTACCGGCCAGCGTCCTCACTCTTGAGATCGTAGAAAGCTCAGCGCTGCAAACCACTACTGCGCAGCTGGAAGGCTTGCTGCGCTTGCGCATGCGGGGCTGCACTTTGTCTATCGATGACTTTGGGACGGGCGCATCGAATATTCAGCGCCTGCTTCAATTGCCGTTCTCGGAGTTGAAGATTCCGGCCGAATTCATACGCGGTATGGCCGAAGATGCCCGCAAAGCTGCCGTAGTAGCGGGTGCTTGGGTGATGGCGCGCGAGATGCAAATGGAGGTGGTAGTAGAGGGCGTGGAGACAACTTGTGATTATGAGGCGGTCAAGGCATTAGGCAGTCCGATGTTGCAGGGATATTTCGTGGCTAAACCTATGAACGAGGCGGACCTGTTTGGCTGGATGGCAGGGCGTTCCAGCGTTGATTTCAAGTCAAACCATGTTCCTGCAAATAAATAA